A stretch of Alkalicella caledoniensis DNA encodes these proteins:
- the yqfC gene encoding sporulation protein YqfC yields MAASGDKIKRGIADFFDVPKDIVLNLPRIIVIGQLQLYIENHQGIREFKENLVKIRLPQGELEIKGTNLVIRNIYSEDLMIDGEIKSIEFINIEGEK; encoded by the coding sequence ATGGCGGCTTCAGGAGATAAAATTAAGCGAGGTATAGCAGATTTTTTTGATGTTCCAAAGGATATTGTTCTCAACTTACCTCGAATAATTGTAATAGGCCAACTGCAACTATATATAGAAAATCATCAAGGTATAAGGGAGTTTAAGGAAAACTTAGTCAAAATACGTTTGCCCCAGGGTGAATTAGAAATCAAAGGAACAAATCTAGTTATAAGAAACATCTATAGTGAAGACCTTATGATTGACGGTGAGATAAAATCCATAGAATTTATAAATATAGAAGGTGAAAAATA
- the floA gene encoding flotillin-like protein FloA (flotillin-like protein involved in membrane lipid rafts): MIFVLVFIGLGIFFLSLILSFVPVGLWISAWAAGVRIGLFNLVGMRFRKVIPARIVNPLIKANKAGLDLVIDKLEAHYLAGGNVDRVVNALIAAQRADIDLGFERATAIDLAGRDVLQAVQMSVNPKVIETPVVAAVAKDGIEVKARARVTVRANIDRLVGGAGEETIIARVGEGIVTTIGSATTHKEVLENPDAISKNVLNRSLDSGTAFQILSIDIADVDVGKNIGAELQTDQAEADKRIAQAKAEERRAMAVAQEQEMKAKVQEMRAKVVEAEADVPRAMAQALREGNLAVMDYYQLRNINADTQMRESISKGSKDDKGNSGK; the protein is encoded by the coding sequence ATGATTTTTGTACTTGTGTTTATAGGTCTAGGTATTTTCTTCTTATCTTTGATCTTAAGCTTTGTACCAGTTGGACTGTGGATTTCAGCATGGGCAGCAGGTGTTAGAATTGGATTATTTAACCTTGTTGGTATGAGATTTAGAAAAGTTATTCCCGCAAGAATTGTTAATCCATTAATTAAAGCTAATAAAGCTGGTCTGGATTTAGTAATCGATAAGTTAGAAGCCCACTACCTAGCAGGTGGAAATGTTGATAGAGTTGTAAACGCTCTTATAGCCGCACAAAGGGCAGATATCGACCTAGGCTTTGAAAGGGCTACTGCCATTGACTTAGCTGGTAGAGATGTACTTCAAGCTGTTCAAATGAGTGTTAATCCTAAAGTAATCGAGACACCAGTTGTTGCAGCCGTTGCAAAAGACGGTATTGAAGTAAAAGCAAGGGCCAGGGTAACAGTTAGAGCCAACATCGACAGATTAGTAGGTGGAGCTGGCGAAGAAACAATTATCGCTAGGGTTGGTGAAGGTATTGTTACAACCATTGGTTCTGCAACAACCCACAAAGAGGTATTAGAAAACCCAGATGCCATTTCTAAGAACGTACTTAACCGTTCACTGGACTCTGGTACAGCTTTCCAAATCCTATCCATTGATATCGCTGACGTTGACGTCGGTAAAAATATTGGTGCTGAGTTACAAACAGATCAAGCAGAAGCTGATAAGCGAATAGCTCAAGCTAAAGCTGAAGAGAGAAGAGCAATGGCTGTAGCTCAAGAACAAGAGATGAAAGCAAAAGTACAAGAGATGCGTGCTAAGGTTGTTGAGGCAGAAGCCGATGTTCCTAGAGCAATGGCTCAAGCCTTAAGGGAAGGTAATCTAGCAGTTATGGATTACTATCAACTTCGCAACATAAATGCAGATACACAAATGAGAGAATCAATTTCAAAGGGGTCTAAAGACGATAAAGGCAACTCTGGTAAGTAG
- a CDS encoding NfeD family protein has translation MKRLYSFVLIITVLSLMFIPNTANASDKLVYVVPVQGAIDGALPRVLNRAINEAEMSGADIIILEINSPGGYVNEAGEIKDIILASKVPIYAFVNNDAFSAAAFLALACDRIYMTPTGTMGDAEVITGDGERASEKIISAWDGQMRTLAEANGRDPEIASAMVRREIEIEGLVGAGQLLTLTSLQASQYGYSEGTYRTLEELLTDLTYGDATVYTFSQAWAERLARFVTNPQIASLLLAVGMAALVLEIFTAGFGVAGIVSISAFVLFFGGHIIAGFANWEYIIIFLLGIGLLIAEIFVAGFGLLGAGGITLVFVSVIFTARTFSEGVMMLGLASLFTILLLFAFWKVLSKTKVWDRLVLKQKENVEEGYVASTKYEELLNKDGIAITPLRPAGTVEIEGRRYDVVTEGGYISSGDKINVIKVGSNNIVVKKND, from the coding sequence ATGAAAAGATTATATTCTTTTGTTTTAATAATAACGGTTTTATCCCTTATGTTTATTCCAAATACTGCAAATGCCAGTGACAAGTTAGTTTATGTTGTACCAGTTCAGGGGGCTATAGATGGAGCACTACCTAGGGTGTTAAATAGGGCCATAAACGAAGCTGAGATGTCTGGTGCTGATATAATAATCCTTGAAATAAATTCCCCTGGTGGTTATGTAAATGAAGCTGGGGAGATAAAAGATATTATACTAGCTTCTAAAGTTCCCATATATGCATTTGTGAACAACGACGCCTTTTCTGCCGCAGCTTTTTTAGCTTTGGCATGTGATCGTATATACATGACTCCTACTGGTACCATGGGAGATGCAGAGGTAATAACTGGAGATGGGGAAAGGGCATCCGAAAAAATAATATCTGCTTGGGATGGACAGATGAGAACCCTAGCTGAAGCTAATGGAAGGGATCCAGAGATAGCTTCAGCCATGGTGCGTAGGGAAATAGAAATAGAAGGTTTAGTAGGAGCAGGTCAACTTCTAACACTAACCTCTTTACAAGCCTCACAGTATGGTTATAGCGAAGGTACGTATAGAACCCTCGAAGAACTCCTTACGGATCTAACATACGGTGATGCAACTGTTTATACTTTCTCACAAGCGTGGGCAGAAAGACTAGCTAGATTTGTTACAAACCCACAAATAGCATCACTGTTACTGGCTGTGGGAATGGCTGCCCTTGTTTTAGAAATCTTTACAGCAGGCTTTGGTGTTGCAGGTATAGTTTCAATATCGGCATTTGTCTTGTTTTTCGGAGGACACATCATAGCAGGCTTTGCAAATTGGGAATATATAATCATATTTTTACTGGGGATCGGCTTATTAATAGCCGAAATTTTCGTAGCCGGATTCGGCTTATTGGGAGCAGGAGGGATTACTTTGGTATTTGTTAGTGTAATATTTACCGCTCGAACTTTCTCTGAAGGTGTGATGATGCTTGGCTTAGCTAGTCTTTTCACCATTTTATTATTGTTTGCCTTTTGGAAAGTTCTATCTAAGACAAAAGTTTGGGATAGACTAGTTCTCAAACAAAAGGAAAATGTGGAAGAAGGCTATGTGGCATCAACTAAATATGAGGAATTACTAAACAAAGATGGAATAGCAATAACACCCCTTAGACCTGCTGGAACAGTAGAAATAGAAGGCAGACGATATGACGTGGTGACTGAAGGTGGCTATATTTCTTCTGGCGATAAGATTAATGTTATCAAAGTCGGGAGTAACAATATAGTAGTAAAAAAAAATGATTAG
- a CDS encoding GatB/YqeY domain-containing protein, translating into MNLVDRLTADMKTAMKSKDKLALSVIRMMRSEMKYAEISKGNPLTDDEIIDVLSRECKKRRDSIEEYVKADREDVATQLQQEVEIISAYLPEQLSKEEVESIIDKAIKETNVSSIKEMGKLMQAVMPQVKGKADGKLVNQLVKEKLS; encoded by the coding sequence ATGAACTTGGTTGATCGCCTGACGGCAGATATGAAAACTGCCATGAAATCCAAAGACAAATTAGCTCTGTCTGTTATTCGAATGATGCGTTCAGAAATGAAGTATGCAGAAATCTCTAAAGGTAATCCCTTGACAGATGATGAAATCATTGATGTTCTTAGTAGAGAATGTAAAAAGCGTCGTGACTCTATTGAAGAGTATGTAAAAGCCGACCGCGAAGATGTAGCTACCCAGCTTCAGCAAGAAGTTGAGATAATTAGTGCATATCTACCTGAGCAGCTCTCTAAAGAAGAAGTAGAGAGTATAATAGATAAAGCAATCAAGGAAACTAACGTTTCTTCTATAAAAGAAATGGGCAAGTTGATGCAAGCGGTAATGCCTCAAGTAAAAGGAAAAGCCGATGGAAAACTTGTCAACCAATTAGTAAAAGAAAAGCTATCCTAA
- the rpsU gene encoding 30S ribosomal protein S21, with translation MAEVKLGKNESLDNALRRFKRSCQRSGVLSELRKREFYDKPSVKRKKKAEAAKKKKKF, from the coding sequence GTGGCTGAAGTTAAACTTGGCAAAAACGAGTCGCTGGATAATGCCCTAAGGCGTTTTAAACGCTCATGCCAACGCTCAGGCGTTCTCTCAGAACTCCGCAAAAGAGAATTCTATGATAAACCAAGCGTTAAGCGTAAGAAAAAAGCAGAGGCAGCAAAAAAGAAAAAGAAGTTCTAA
- a CDS encoding HIT domain-containing protein, producing the protein MLRLTRTFHLFNCQRPETDSQEIKHIFDAIKKIAKEQNLDDGFRVVNNCGELGGQTINHLHFHILGKRQLKWPPG; encoded by the coding sequence ATATTAAGGCTTACAAGAACTTTTCATCTATTCAACTGTCAAAGACCCGAAACAGACTCTCAGGAGATAAAACATATATTTGATGCAATCAAAAAAATCGCCAAAGAGCAAAACTTAGACGATGGCTTTAGGGTAGTAAATAATTGTGGAGAACTAGGTGGCCAAACAATAAATCACCTGCATTTTCACATACTTGGCAAAAGGCAACTAAAGTGGCCTCCAGGCTAA
- a CDS encoding IS1634 family transposase: MRLQIVSSKNAASLYVVKSIYENGKRSSKVVEKLGTVADLEKKLIDQDPIEWAKNYVEELNKKEKEEKREVLVKYSPSKLIDKGEPRLFNGGYLFLQKIYHDLGLHKICMEISQKYKFDFDLDSILSRLIYGRIIFPSSKLATYELSKKFIEQPKYDLHQIYRALEILAKETDFIQSSLYKNSLKVSKRNTGVLYYDCTNYFFEIEQGDGIKQYGPSKEHRPNPIVQMGLFMDGDGIPLAFSINRGNMNEQLTLKPLEKKIVSDFELSKFIVCTDAGLASEANRKFNDKDGRAFITTQSIKKLKAHLKKWALDPDGWKLPGSKKNYDISELDEMIDKATPEDKAKISAKVYFKERWIKENGFEQRLIVTYSIKYRDYQRKIRNSQIERAQKTIDTNPTKIKKCNANDYKRFIHKTSYTPDGEIAKKEIYSIDQAIIQKEEAFDGFYGVCTNLEDDVPEIIKVNHRRWEIEECFRIMKSEFKARPVFLKKDDRIEAHFSTCFISLVIYRMLEKRLKEEFTCHEIISELRDMNFKEIKGEGYEPLYTRTDFTDALHEAFDFRTDYQIVTKSKMKKILKDTKK; this comes from the coding sequence ATGAGACTACAAATTGTTAGTTCAAAAAATGCCGCATCTTTATATGTGGTTAAGTCTATTTACGAAAATGGAAAGCGCTCTTCTAAAGTTGTTGAAAAGCTCGGTACCGTTGCTGATTTAGAAAAAAAATTAATCGACCAAGATCCCATAGAATGGGCAAAAAATTACGTAGAAGAACTTAACAAAAAAGAAAAGGAAGAAAAAAGGGAAGTTCTTGTAAAGTACTCCCCCTCAAAACTTATTGATAAAGGTGAACCACGCTTGTTTAACGGCGGTTACCTATTCCTGCAAAAAATATATCATGATCTTGGGCTACACAAGATTTGTATGGAAATATCACAAAAATATAAGTTTGATTTTGATTTAGACTCGATTCTTTCCAGGCTTATTTACGGTAGAATTATCTTCCCTTCTTCAAAACTTGCTACATATGAGCTTTCTAAAAAGTTTATAGAACAACCCAAATATGATTTGCATCAAATATACAGAGCTCTTGAAATTCTTGCTAAGGAGACAGACTTTATCCAGTCCTCCTTGTACAAAAATAGCTTGAAGGTCTCCAAAAGAAATACCGGCGTTCTTTACTATGATTGCACCAATTACTTTTTTGAAATAGAGCAGGGAGATGGTATAAAGCAGTATGGTCCGTCAAAAGAACACAGACCAAACCCGATAGTCCAAATGGGGCTATTCATGGACGGGGATGGCATTCCTCTGGCTTTTAGCATTAACAGGGGGAATATGAATGAGCAACTGACTCTAAAACCATTGGAAAAGAAAATCGTTTCTGATTTTGAGCTTTCTAAATTTATCGTGTGCACAGATGCTGGGTTGGCTTCAGAAGCTAATCGAAAGTTTAACGACAAGGATGGTCGAGCTTTTATTACCACACAATCTATTAAAAAATTAAAAGCACACCTGAAGAAATGGGCTCTTGATCCTGATGGCTGGAAACTTCCAGGCAGCAAAAAAAACTATGATATTTCTGAACTCGATGAAATGATAGATAAGGCTACTCCTGAAGATAAAGCAAAAATAAGTGCAAAGGTCTATTTCAAAGAACGTTGGATCAAAGAAAATGGCTTTGAACAAAGATTGATTGTAACTTATTCGATCAAATACAGGGATTATCAGCGCAAAATCCGCAACTCACAAATAGAACGTGCTCAAAAGACTATAGATACAAACCCGACAAAAATCAAGAAATGTAATGCTAACGATTACAAAAGATTTATTCATAAAACGAGCTATACTCCTGATGGTGAAATTGCAAAGAAAGAAATATACAGCATTGATCAAGCTATCATCCAAAAAGAAGAAGCTTTTGATGGTTTTTATGGAGTTTGTACAAATCTTGAGGATGATGTACCTGAAATAATTAAGGTAAATCACAGGAGATGGGAAATCGAGGAATGCTTTAGGATTATGAAAAGTGAATTCAAAGCAAGACCTGTATTCTTAAAAAAAGATGACCGTATTGAAGCACATTTCAGCACATGCTTTATATCTTTAGTCATCTATAGAATGCTAGAAAAGCGACTTAAAGAGGAATTTACCTGTCATGAAATTATTAGTGAATTAAGAGATATGAATTTCAAAGAAATTAAGGGAGAAGGATATGAGCCCTTATATACTAGAACCGATTTTACCGATGCTTTACATGAAGCCTTTGACTTTCGCACAGACTACCAAATTGTAACAAAAAGCAAGATGAAAAAGATTCTAAAAGATACAAAGAAGTAA
- a CDS encoding histidine triad nucleotide-binding protein: MDCLFCNIASGKIGAELLHEDPHTVAFKDIQPQAPVHILVIPKKHYPNILETDSQEIKHIFDAIKKIAKEQNLDDGFRVVNNCGELGGQTINHLHFHILGKRQLKWPPG, from the coding sequence ATGGACTGTTTATTTTGTAATATAGCATCTGGAAAAATTGGTGCTGAGCTACTACACGAAGATCCTCACACAGTAGCCTTTAAAGATATACAACCACAAGCACCTGTGCACATACTAGTAATCCCTAAAAAGCACTACCCTAATATATTAGAAACAGACTCTCAGGAGATAAAACATATATTTGATGCAATCAAAAAAATCGCCAAAGAGCAAAACTTAGACGATGGCTTTAGGGTAGTAAATAATTGTGGAGAACTAGGTGGCCAAACAATAAATCACCTGCATTTTCACATACTTGGCAAAAGGCAACTAAAGTGGCCTCCAGGCTAA
- the mtaB gene encoding tRNA (N(6)-L-threonylcarbamoyladenosine(37)-C(2))-methylthiotransferase MtaB, with amino-acid sequence MGKVAFMTLGCKVNQDETDSIMELFQQKGYEIVDFSEKADVYVINTCTVTQVGSKKSRQMIRRAHRLNPQALIAVTGCYSQTASEEVAKIPGVGLIVGNNQKHNMVTLVEQRLEEQGSKILVAPRHELNEFHSLPLATLRQRHRATLKIQEGCDNFCTYCIVPYARGPIRSKELGEVILDCEKLVQEGYKEVVLTGIHLGSYGRDLDSQVSLADVVNSLDKISGLNRVRLSSVEPTDFNTHLLTAIKSSSNICNHFHVPLQSGCDKILDLMGRKYTTDLYLQVINELRDLKKDVAITTDIMVGFPGETETDFDITMNLVKKANFSDMHVFKYSIREGTPASKFNDQIPNVIKERRSTELMNLGLELKKEFINSFIGNKVEVLFEKKSDEYIEGHTSNYIEVRVIGDETLLGKIREVEITEIIDHKALGKLV; translated from the coding sequence ATGGGAAAAGTTGCATTCATGACATTAGGATGTAAAGTAAATCAAGATGAGACAGATAGCATAATGGAACTATTTCAGCAAAAAGGCTATGAAATTGTAGATTTTTCTGAAAAAGCAGATGTATATGTTATAAATACTTGCACAGTAACACAGGTTGGTAGTAAAAAATCCAGACAAATGATAAGAAGGGCCCATAGGCTTAACCCACAAGCTTTGATAGCTGTTACTGGCTGTTATTCACAAACAGCCAGTGAAGAGGTTGCAAAAATACCTGGGGTGGGACTGATTGTAGGAAATAATCAAAAGCACAACATGGTAACACTAGTGGAACAACGCCTTGAAGAACAAGGCAGTAAAATTCTAGTGGCACCACGTCATGAACTAAATGAATTTCACTCCCTGCCCCTTGCTACCCTTAGGCAGCGACACAGGGCTACACTTAAGATACAAGAAGGGTGCGACAACTTTTGCACGTATTGTATTGTTCCATATGCCCGTGGCCCCATAAGGAGTAAAGAGCTCGGGGAAGTGATCTTAGACTGTGAGAAGCTTGTACAAGAGGGGTATAAAGAGGTTGTCCTTACTGGCATACATTTAGGTTCATATGGGCGTGACCTTGATAGCCAAGTAAGTTTGGCAGATGTAGTTAACTCACTAGATAAAATTTCAGGCCTAAACAGAGTAAGACTAAGCTCTGTAGAACCAACTGATTTTAATACCCATTTATTAACGGCCATTAAATCCTCTAGTAATATATGCAACCATTTCCATGTGCCCCTTCAAAGTGGATGTGATAAAATACTGGATTTAATGGGCAGAAAATATACAACAGACCTTTACTTGCAAGTAATAAATGAACTTAGGGACCTTAAAAAAGATGTAGCTATAACTACAGATATCATGGTAGGGTTTCCAGGAGAAACTGAGACAGATTTTGATATAACTATGAATCTTGTTAAAAAAGCTAACTTTTCAGATATGCACGTATTCAAGTACTCCATCAGAGAAGGCACCCCTGCCAGTAAATTCAATGATCAAATACCCAACGTTATAAAAGAGCGGAGAAGTACTGAACTGATGAATCTTGGATTAGAACTTAAAAAAGAGTTCATCAATAGTTTTATAGGTAATAAAGTTGAAGTTTTATTTGAAAAGAAAAGTGACGAATATATTGAAGGACATACATCAAACTATATTGAAGTACGAGTAATAGGGGATGAAACACTATTAGGTAAAATTAGAGAAGTAGAAATAACAGAAATTATCGACCACAAGGCATTGGGGAAGCTTGTTTAA
- a CDS encoding 16S rRNA (uracil(1498)-N(3))-methyltransferase, with the protein MFRLSVDQDLSLGCQLTITGEEHHYITKVLRLKEDDQIIVFNQTEEYISSVSSQSKKDLVLRVEKQLQNTSEPKAQVVLAFGYLKGEKMDWVIQKATELGVTELWPVITKRSIVKIVSEKKNDKKVERFFKIAKEATEQSGRLKIPKIHIFNSLKEFAQKIEQNDTLLIPWEKETSKTIPRDILADTKGRIIIFIGPEGGLDKEEIDFLKNGHPITLGKRILRAETACIAATTTVMYILGELGGV; encoded by the coding sequence ATGTTTAGATTATCTGTTGATCAAGATTTAAGCTTAGGATGCCAGTTAACTATTACCGGGGAAGAACACCACTATATAACTAAGGTACTAAGGTTAAAAGAAGACGATCAAATCATTGTTTTCAACCAAACCGAGGAATATATATCCTCGGTTTCTTCACAATCAAAAAAAGATCTGGTATTAAGGGTAGAAAAGCAGCTACAAAATACCAGTGAGCCAAAAGCTCAAGTGGTCTTAGCCTTTGGATACCTTAAAGGTGAAAAAATGGATTGGGTAATACAAAAAGCCACAGAGTTAGGTGTAACTGAGCTGTGGCCAGTTATAACAAAAAGATCCATAGTTAAAATAGTCAGTGAAAAGAAAAATGATAAAAAAGTAGAAAGATTCTTCAAGATAGCCAAAGAAGCTACTGAGCAAAGTGGTAGGTTAAAAATACCTAAGATACATATTTTTAACTCCCTAAAAGAATTTGCCCAAAAAATTGAACAAAATGACACTCTTCTAATACCTTGGGAAAAAGAAACATCGAAAACTATCCCAAGGGACATCCTAGCAGACACTAAAGGTAGAATAATCATATTTATCGGTCCAGAAGGTGGGTTAGACAAAGAAGAGATAGATTTTTTAAAAAATGGGCATCCAATCACATTAGGTAAAAGAATTTTAAGGGCAGAAACAGCTTGCATAGCAGCCACAACAACAGTAATGTATATCCTCGGAGAGCTTGGAGGCGTTTAA
- the prmA gene encoding 50S ribosomal protein L11 methyltransferase has protein sequence MDWLEVKINTEPLYSEAICNFIHEMGVGGVVIEDQQTVEKYIESKVWDYYSEEVHVLAQGVTLKCYLPTNLQMLDTLSAIRSYVASLEESDEFSVTTTQVSEQDWENHWKKYYKTVHVTPQLVIKPRWEEYTPKPSEKVIELDPGMAFGTGTHPTTNLCMKKISTLVNEGDKCIDVGCGSGILSIAAALFGAQVIGLDIDPQAVKCAKENVELNKVQDKVEIKEGNLLSKDLPKCDILVANIIADVILNLIPQTHSVLKDNGFIVLSGIILHRQRDIIECLNNYNYAIKDIEIDGEWVAITAQRMG, from the coding sequence TTGGACTGGTTAGAAGTAAAGATTAACACAGAACCACTATATTCAGAGGCGATATGTAACTTTATTCATGAAATGGGTGTAGGCGGAGTAGTTATAGAAGATCAACAAACTGTAGAAAAATATATCGAAAGTAAAGTATGGGATTATTACAGTGAAGAGGTACATGTATTAGCACAAGGAGTTACTTTAAAATGCTACTTGCCCACAAATTTACAAATGCTAGATACATTATCAGCCATCAGAAGTTATGTAGCTTCCTTAGAGGAATCTGACGAGTTCAGTGTTACAACCACTCAAGTTTCTGAACAGGACTGGGAAAATCATTGGAAAAAATACTACAAAACAGTCCATGTCACTCCTCAACTTGTAATAAAACCTCGGTGGGAAGAATACACCCCAAAACCCAGTGAAAAAGTAATTGAACTAGATCCTGGCATGGCCTTTGGTACTGGAACACACCCAACCACAAACCTGTGTATGAAAAAAATAAGTACTTTGGTTAATGAAGGGGATAAATGTATAGACGTAGGCTGTGGTTCAGGAATTCTTTCCATTGCTGCTGCTCTTTTTGGAGCACAGGTTATAGGGTTAGATATCGACCCACAAGCAGTAAAATGTGCAAAGGAAAATGTTGAACTAAACAAAGTGCAAGACAAAGTGGAAATAAAAGAAGGCAATCTACTGTCAAAAGACCTGCCAAAATGTGATATTTTAGTGGCCAATATCATTGCTGATGTGATACTAAACCTGATACCACAAACACATTCAGTGCTAAAAGACAATGGATTTATTGTTTTGTCGGGTATAATATTGCATAGGCAAAGGGATATTATAGAATGCCTAAACAATTATAACTATGCAATAAAAGATATAGAAATAGACGGAGAATGGGTAGCAATCACAGCCCAAAGGATGGGATAA
- the dnaJ gene encoding molecular chaperone DnaJ, which translates to MSKRDFYDVLGVKKDSSQDEIKKAYRTMARKYHPDVNPGDQEAETKFKEAKEAYETLSDSQKRQFYDQFGHQDPSQGQGGFGGQGFGGQGFGGFEDIFESFFGGGFNQTARRGPQRGADLRYDISISFEEAAFGVEKEVTLQKMGTCKKCEGTGAKTQSSVKTCPTCKGAGQVQYAQNTPFGRIVNSRTCTQCNGEGSIIKDPCPVCHGRGKKQVNKTINIKVPAGIDNGSRLRVQNEGEPGDKGGPPGDLYVFINVQPHEVFTRHGNEILIEEEISYVQAALGVSIEVPTLDGKAKLKIPAGTQSGTMFKLRGKGIPYLRGVGRGDQHVKVNVEIPKTLGEEEKELLKKLAEIRGESVESAPKGLFNRVKDALNKNS; encoded by the coding sequence ATGAGCAAAAGAGATTTTTACGACGTGCTAGGTGTCAAAAAAGACTCCAGCCAAGATGAGATAAAAAAAGCATATAGAACAATGGCTAGAAAATACCACCCTGATGTTAACCCAGGGGACCAAGAAGCTGAGACCAAGTTTAAAGAGGCAAAGGAAGCTTACGAGACCCTTTCTGATTCTCAAAAACGTCAATTCTACGATCAATTTGGGCATCAAGATCCAAGCCAAGGTCAGGGAGGCTTTGGAGGTCAGGGATTCGGTGGACAAGGTTTTGGAGGTTTTGAAGACATATTTGAATCCTTCTTTGGAGGAGGATTTAATCAAACTGCTAGACGTGGCCCACAAAGGGGAGCTGATCTGCGCTATGATATTTCAATTAGCTTTGAAGAAGCAGCCTTTGGTGTAGAAAAAGAAGTGACTTTACAAAAAATGGGCACATGTAAAAAGTGTGAAGGAACTGGGGCTAAAACTCAAAGTTCTGTAAAAACATGCCCAACCTGTAAAGGAGCTGGACAGGTTCAATATGCTCAAAACACGCCCTTTGGCAGAATCGTAAATTCAAGAACTTGTACCCAATGTAATGGGGAAGGTTCGATTATAAAGGACCCATGCCCAGTGTGTCACGGCAGGGGAAAAAAACAAGTTAATAAGACCATTAACATTAAAGTTCCAGCTGGTATTGACAATGGCTCGAGGCTTAGGGTTCAAAATGAAGGCGAGCCAGGAGACAAAGGTGGACCACCAGGTGATTTATATGTATTTATAAATGTACAGCCCCATGAGGTATTTACCCGCCACGGAAACGAAATACTTATCGAAGAGGAAATAAGCTACGTACAAGCAGCCTTAGGTGTTAGTATAGAAGTACCAACACTAGATGGTAAAGCTAAACTTAAAATTCCTGCTGGCACCCAAAGCGGAACCATGTTTAAACTACGTGGAAAAGGCATCCCTTACTTGCGTGGAGTAGGACGAGGGGATCAACACGTTAAAGTTAACGTAGAGATTCCTAAGACACTAGGGGAAGAAGAAAAAGAATTGCTGAAAAAGCTGGCTGAGATTCGGGGAGAAAGTGTAGAAAGTGCCCCAAAGGGATTATTCAATAGAGTGAAGGATGCTTTAAACAAAAATTCCTAA